In the Gossypium arboreum isolate Shixiya-1 chromosome 10, ASM2569848v2, whole genome shotgun sequence genome, one interval contains:
- the LOC108462531 gene encoding putative disease resistance protein At1g50180 isoform X2: MLLLCPVAVEPVFIDEVIGAIVFLAVERISDLLIHEAVFLKDVKDQVESLKAELKRMECFLKDADRNPDQDERFCNRVSEIRDLAYDAEDVIDSFILECAHQGGFQGIVKRFTSIFTKPFHLHKTGVQVKAIQIKLKNISKSLPAYEISGEGEGSSSISRVQQQLRRTFSHVEEENVISLGVSIKDVLAQLMTEDDRPHAVVSIVGMGGIGKTTLARQYINTLM; the protein is encoded by the exons ATGCTATTGTTGTGTCCTGTAGCTGTTGAACCAGTTTTCATTGATGAAGTGATTG GTGCTATTGTGTTCTTAGCTGTGGAAAGGATTTCAGATTTGCTCATCCATGAAGCAGTTTTTCTCAAAGATGTGAAAGATCAAGTTGAGAGCCTTAAGGCTGAACTGAAGCGTATGGAATGCTTCTTGAAGGACGCTGATCGTAACCCAGACCAAGACGAGCGTTTCTGCAATCGGGTGTCGGAGATCAGAGATCTTGCTTACGATGCTGAAGATGTTATCGACTCCTTCATTCTTGAATGTGCACATCAAGGAGGATTCCAAGGAATCGTCAAGAGATTCACCTCCATTTTCACCAAGCCTTTTCATTTACACAAAACAGGGGTGCAGGTCAAAGCAATCCAGATTAAGCTTAAAAACATTTCCAAGAGTCTTCCGGCCTATGAGATATCCGGTGAAGGAGAGGGGTCTAGCTCTATTTCTAGGGTGCAACAACAGTTAAGGAGGACATTCTCGCATGTTGAGGAAGAGAATGTCATTAGCTTGGGGGTTAGCATCAAGGATGTCCTAGCCCAATTGATGACTGAAGATGACAGACCCCACGCCGTCGTCTCAATAGTTGGTATGGGGGGGATCGGAAAGACTACTCTAGCCAGACAGTATATAAACACATTGATGTGA
- the LOC108462531 gene encoding disease resistance protein RPP8-like isoform X1, producing the protein MKVKHERASIDNLNENQLVKRLSNVLKEKQYLIVFDDIWRSEDWDILKPAFPRGKKGSKFLFTTRNKNVALVADPCNSPIELPFLTDDESWKLFRSKVFPRNKIGSHACLEEFEKFGRQMVKKCGGLPLAIVVLGGLLATKHSLVQWEMVHRNIFNGHLRGFQHDHQYHAVHGILALSYYDLPYHLKPCFLYLSHYPEDWEISKKELIQLWIAEGFIPPSLESSEILMEDIGEQFLEELINRSLVQVVKRDYTGINVKTCRMHDLLRDLCIEKVLEPTIL; encoded by the coding sequence ATGAAAGTTAAACATGAAAGAGCATCAATTGATAATCTAAATGAGAATCAATTGGTTAAAAGACTTTCAAATGTTTTGAAAGAAAAGCAGTATTTGATAGTCTTCGATGATATCTggagaagtgaagattgggataTTCTTAAACCCGCTTTTCCACGAGGAAAAAAAGGAAGCAAATTTTTGTTCACAACACGCAATAAGAATGTAGCTTTAGTTGCTGATCCTTGCAACTCTCCGATAGAGCTCCCATTTCTTACAGATGATGAAAGTTGGAAGCTTTTTAGAAGCAAAGTATTCCCTCGAAACAAGATAGGTTCTCATGCCTGCTTGGAAGAATTTGAGAAATTCGGGAGACAGATGGTGAAGAAATGTGGGGGCTTGCCTCTAGCAATTGTTGTGTTGGGGGGCTTGCTAGCAACAAAACACTCATTGGTCCAGTGGGAGATGGTTCACAGAAATATCTTCAATGGACACTTAAGAGGGTTCCAACATGATCATCAATATCATGCAGTGCATGGAATTTTGGCTTTAAGCTACTACGATTTGCCTTATCATTTAAAGCCATGCTTTCTATATCTCAGTCATTATCCAGAAGATTGGGAGATATCAAAGAAGGAACTTATTCAATTATGGATTGCTGAAGGTTTCATTCCACCATCATTAGAAAGCAGCGAAATATTAATGGAGGATATAGGCGAACAATTCTTAGAAGAGCTCATAAATAGAAGTTTGGTTCAAGTTGTTAAGCGGGACTATACAGGAATAAATGTGAAAACATGTCGGATGCATGACCTCTTGAGGGACTTATGTATAGAGAAAGTATTGGAACCCACCATTCTTTGA